A window of Desulfonatronovibrio magnus contains these coding sequences:
- a CDS encoding anti-phage deoxyguanosine triphosphatase, with product MDISLQNERRSQARLDRPRDERTDSARDLARIIHSSSFRRLQAKTQVLGIGEGDFHRTRLTHSMEVAQIGKGIVQNIRGLQSEDEHILEILPDNDLMFAAGLAHDLGHPPFGHGGEIALNYCMRDHGGFEGNGQTLRILSRIEHHTLDHGLDLTRRTLLSILKYPVQYSEICKKESPAADQGCIIRSSDWKPPKCYHGDEKDVVDWILEPFSESDRKLFIRHSDPGTHKHGKPTEKSLDTSILELADDIAYGVHDLEDGIALGLITRDKWTAVEEKIDKDWLGQKSLQDLRNRLFSEEYERKQSIGGLVNAFMTSISVRENPDYSDPLLKYRAELDAQTGAILSVIKDLVKDNVVKIPQVQTLEFRGQYLVIQIFEAIASDPERFLTRESARRLNSRISKKQEYRIICDYIAGMTDEYATRIYERLFLPRQGTVFQKL from the coding sequence ATGGACATTTCCCTTCAGAATGAGCGCCGCAGTCAAGCAAGACTTGACCGTCCAAGGGACGAGAGAACCGACTCAGCCCGGGATCTTGCCCGTATAATTCATTCTTCCTCCTTTCGCAGGCTCCAGGCCAAGACCCAGGTTCTGGGAATAGGCGAAGGGGACTTTCACCGCACCCGTCTGACCCATTCCATGGAAGTAGCCCAGATCGGCAAGGGCATTGTCCAGAATATCCGCGGCCTTCAGAGCGAAGATGAGCATATTCTGGAAATACTGCCGGACAATGACCTCATGTTTGCCGCAGGCCTGGCCCATGACCTTGGCCACCCTCCTTTCGGCCACGGCGGAGAGATCGCCCTTAACTACTGCATGCGGGATCACGGAGGCTTTGAAGGCAACGGCCAGACCCTGCGCATCCTGTCCAGGATTGAGCATCATACCCTGGATCATGGGCTTGACCTTACCCGGCGCACCCTGCTGAGTATTCTCAAATATCCTGTACAATATTCAGAAATCTGCAAAAAAGAATCTCCTGCAGCAGACCAGGGCTGCATCATCAGATCATCAGACTGGAAGCCTCCAAAATGTTATCATGGTGATGAAAAGGATGTGGTGGACTGGATTCTTGAACCGTTTAGTGAAAGTGACCGCAAGCTTTTTATCAGACACTCTGATCCTGGGACTCACAAGCATGGCAAGCCCACTGAAAAATCTCTGGACACCTCCATTCTGGAACTGGCCGATGATATTGCCTATGGCGTACATGACCTGGAGGACGGAATCGCCCTGGGACTCATCACCAGGGACAAATGGACAGCGGTTGAAGAAAAGATTGATAAAGACTGGCTCGGGCAAAAGAGTCTTCAGGACCTGAGGAACCGGCTGTTCAGCGAGGAATATGAGCGTAAGCAGAGCATAGGCGGACTGGTCAATGCCTTTATGACCAGCATTTCCGTGCGGGAGAATCCGGATTACTCAGATCCTCTGCTGAAGTACCGGGCAGAGCTTGATGCTCAGACCGGAGCCATCCTGTCCGTCATAAAAGACCTTGTTAAGGACAATGTGGTCAAGATTCCCCAGGTCCAGACCCTGGAGTTTCGGGGCCAATATCTGGTGATTCAGATATTTGAGGCCATTGCATCTGACCCGGAGCGCTTTCTCACCAGAGAATCCGCCCGCAGGTTAAACAGCCGGATTTCAAAGAAGCAGGAATACAGAATCATCTGCGACTATATAGCCGGCATGACCGATGAGTACGCAACCCGTATCTATGAGCGTCTCTTCCTGCCCAGGCAGGGGACTGTGTTTCAGAAGCTTTGA
- a CDS encoding ATP-dependent Clp protease proteolytic subunit: protein MNYIPTVVQSQGRTERHYDIYSRLLRDRIVFLGVPVSDDIANLVCAQLLFLESENQEMEINLYINSPGGSVTAGMAIYDTIQYISAPVATLCMGQAASMGALLLAAGEPGMRYALPHSRILIHQPMGGFQGQATDIDIQAREIIKLKKSLNEIMSRHTGTDMVRLEHDTDRDYYMSPAEARDYGLIDHILNSRSEIDQLLSQNSSISSS from the coding sequence ATGAATTACATTCCCACGGTGGTTCAGAGTCAGGGCAGGACAGAACGGCACTATGACATCTATTCCAGGCTTCTCAGGGACAGGATAGTGTTTCTGGGCGTTCCTGTAAGTGATGACATTGCCAATCTTGTCTGTGCTCAGCTGCTGTTTCTTGAGTCGGAAAATCAGGAAATGGAAATAAACCTGTACATCAATTCCCCGGGCGGATCAGTCACTGCAGGCATGGCCATTTATGACACAATTCAGTACATTTCCGCTCCAGTGGCCACCTTGTGCATGGGGCAGGCCGCCAGCATGGGAGCTTTGCTCCTGGCCGCAGGAGAGCCGGGAATGCGCTACGCACTGCCCCACAGCCGGATACTTATCCATCAGCCCATGGGAGGATTTCAGGGGCAGGCTACGGATATTGACATACAGGCCAGGGAAATAATCAAGCTCAAGAAGAGCCTCAATGAAATCATGTCCAGGCATACTGGAACAGACATGGTTAGACTGGAGCATGATACTGACAGAGATTACTACATGAGTCCGGCTGAAGCCAGGGATTACGGGCTTATCGATCACATCCTCAATTCAAGATCTGAAATTGATCAGCTTCTCAGTCAAAACAGCAGTATCTCAAGTTCATAA
- a CDS encoding nucleotidyltransferase family protein, with protein sequence MESRTATKQSLIELILQARDRLASLGVTHIGLFGSFVRDEQTSSSDIDILAEFAPDKHTFDNFMEVSFLLEEILGRNVEVVTPEGLSPHIGPHILKEVERVSIAE encoded by the coding sequence ATGGAAAGCAGAACCGCTACAAAACAAAGTCTGATTGAACTGATCCTGCAGGCCAGGGACAGGCTTGCCTCTCTCGGCGTAACCCATATCGGTCTGTTCGGATCATTTGTGCGGGACGAACAGACATCTTCCAGCGATATTGACATCCTTGCAGAATTTGCTCCTGATAAACATACTTTTGACAATTTCATGGAAGTTTCATTCCTGCTTGAAGAAATACTTGGCCGCAATGTTGAAGTCGTCACCCCTGAGGGGCTGAGTCCCCATATCGGTCCTCATATTTTAAAGGAGGTAGAGCGTGTCTCTATCGCCGAGTGA
- a CDS encoding HepT-like ribonuclease domain-containing protein has product MSLSPSEYIRHMLDEIDYIMSRIPDTDYESFSRDETLKRAFVRSIEIIGEASKKLPEDIKAMQPEIEWRKVSGMRDKLIHDYFGVDYLIVWDAALNKLPDLRVKLKALLRQVQ; this is encoded by the coding sequence GTGTCTCTATCGCCGAGTGAATACATTCGTCACATGCTGGACGAAATTGATTATATCATGAGCCGGATTCCAGATACTGATTATGAATCCTTCAGCCGGGATGAGACCCTCAAGCGGGCGTTTGTCAGGAGTATCGAGATTATTGGGGAAGCTTCAAAGAAGCTGCCTGAAGACATCAAGGCAATGCAGCCGGAGATAGAGTGGCGTAAAGTTTCCGGAATGAGGGATAAGCTGATTCATGACTACTTTGGTGTGGACTATTTGATTGTCTGGGATGCTGCTCTCAACAAGCTGCCTGATCTGCGCGTAAAGCTTAAAGCACTGCTCAGGCAGGTCCAATAG
- a CDS encoding antitoxin translates to MNTLREKAFMPVDQQEKDLMESIERSQWQPVENPDQERKHAMEAARNTLNTLKKDKRINLRLSQKDYHQIQIKALEEGIPCQTLISGIVHKHLNGSLIPRT, encoded by the coding sequence ATGAATACATTAAGAGAAAAAGCATTCATGCCGGTGGATCAGCAAGAAAAAGATCTAATGGAATCCATTGAGCGCAGCCAATGGCAGCCCGTTGAAAATCCGGATCAGGAAAGAAAGCATGCAATGGAGGCTGCTCGAAATACCCTGAATACCCTGAAAAAGGACAAGCGAATCAATCTTCGGCTTTCACAAAAAGACTACCACCAGATACAAATAAAGGCACTTGAGGAAGGCATACCCTGTCAAACTCTCATTTCAGGCATTGTACATAAACACCTCAACGGCTCCCTGATACCCCGAACATAA
- a CDS encoding metallophosphoesterase family protein: protein MSILFMGDPHGDFKPVIKAAQELHPEAVILVGDQQPETPLDRIVLDIPCPVWWILGNHDSDQTVFLKNHFSHWDFNLGNRVVEIAGVRIAGLGGEFRQEVWHPQDGEGKPKWNRRQDYLTRLAPGEGLEGALPENCMQAGLPLRGWTAIFPEDFDILFDQGPADILATHMAPDWHSYGFKEINDLAELLEVKTIVHGHLHRDRKIFLDNGIKVISLDGGAYCLI, encoded by the coding sequence ATGAGCATATTATTCATGGGCGACCCACACGGCGATTTCAAGCCTGTCATCAAGGCTGCACAGGAACTGCACCCTGAGGCCGTGATCCTTGTGGGTGATCAGCAGCCGGAAACTCCACTTGACCGGATAGTACTGGATATACCCTGTCCGGTGTGGTGGATACTGGGCAATCACGACAGTGATCAGACGGTATTCTTAAAAAACCATTTTTCCCACTGGGATTTCAACCTTGGAAACAGAGTGGTTGAAATAGCCGGAGTGCGCATTGCCGGACTTGGCGGAGAATTCCGGCAGGAAGTCTGGCATCCACAGGACGGGGAAGGTAAGCCTAAGTGGAACAGGAGGCAGGATTACCTGACCCGCCTGGCCCCAGGGGAAGGTCTCGAGGGTGCACTTCCTGAGAACTGCATGCAGGCAGGTTTGCCCCTCAGAGGCTGGACAGCAATATTTCCCGAAGATTTCGATATTCTGTTTGATCAGGGTCCTGCAGATATTCTGGCAACCCACATGGCTCCTGACTGGCATAGTTACGGCTTTAAAGAAATAAATGATCTGGCCGAACTCCTGGAAGTAAAAACCATTGTTCACGGTCATCTGCACCGTGACCGGAAAATCTTTCTGGATAACGGCATAAAAGTCATCAGTCTTGATGGAGGGGCATACTGCCTCATTTAG
- a CDS encoding metallophosphoesterase family protein: protein MKIVFIGDPHGLLDQAAAIAAAEQADLAILAGDQTPEEPMDEVMHRFPCKVRFILGNHDTDQDRFLKNHLPAWDKNINCRVIEFGGVRIAALGGVFRASVWHSRQESSWRFYDREAFLEHSRPNTRFQGWLPRKHWSTIFPEDIETLKSKGPADVLVCHQPPSTHLHGFKDIDHLAGLLNVKMIIHGHHHEFYESVMGNGVKVVGLGILSRERHFQGMGYYVLDTEEF, encoded by the coding sequence ATGAAAATTGTATTTATCGGCGATCCTCACGGACTTCTGGACCAGGCTGCAGCCATTGCAGCAGCAGAGCAGGCAGATCTGGCCATCCTTGCAGGAGATCAGACCCCTGAAGAACCCATGGATGAAGTAATGCACAGGTTTCCCTGTAAGGTACGCTTTATCCTGGGCAATCATGATACTGACCAGGACCGCTTTCTTAAGAACCATCTACCTGCCTGGGATAAAAATATCAACTGCAGGGTGATTGAGTTCGGCGGAGTGCGCATTGCCGCCCTGGGAGGCGTGTTCAGGGCTTCAGTCTGGCATTCCAGGCAGGAATCCAGCTGGCGGTTTTACGACCGGGAGGCTTTTCTGGAACATTCAAGACCGAACACCAGGTTTCAGGGCTGGCTGCCAAGAAAGCACTGGTCAACAATTTTTCCGGAAGATATTGAGACTTTGAAATCAAAGGGTCCGGCTGATGTACTGGTCTGTCACCAGCCACCCAGCACCCACCTGCACGGATTCAAGGACATTGACCATCTGGCCGGGCTTCTGAATGTAAAAATGATTATCCACGGCCACCACCATGAATTCTATGAATCAGTAATGGGAAACGGGGTTAAGGTTGTGGGCCTGGGGATTCTTTCAAGGGAAAGGCATTTTCAGGGCATGGGGTACTATGTACTGGATACTGAAGAGTTTTGA